Proteins co-encoded in one Alcanivorax sp. genomic window:
- the lpxB gene encoding lipid-A-disaccharide synthase produces the protein MALRNDAPLIALIAGEASGDILGAGLMQSLQARYPGARFIGVGGSEMAAAGLDSLFPMEKLSVMGITEVLAHLPELLRLRKQLIRFLLDQQPDVVIGIDSPDFTLPIARRLHAQGLKTVHYVSPSVWAWRQGRIKGIKKSIDLMLCLLPFEARFYEEHQVPVAFVGHPLADRVPLETDTAAARSSLGLRQDDTLLAVLPGSRGGEVGQLMPVYLEAMLALHSARPELGFVIPAANAARREQIEAVLGQAPALPVTLVDGESRTVMSAADVILMASGTATLEGLLVGKPMVVGYRVGKMTYAIASRLVKSEFVSLPNLLCREEMVPELIQDDLTPQAVVASVSRWLDNPDQAQALISRFRAVHEQLRGGASEKAAEAVSQLLER, from the coding sequence ATGGCGTTGCGAAACGACGCTCCCCTGATTGCCCTGATCGCCGGCGAAGCGTCCGGCGATATCCTCGGGGCTGGCCTGATGCAGTCACTGCAGGCCCGCTATCCTGGTGCCCGTTTTATCGGCGTCGGTGGTAGTGAAATGGCTGCTGCCGGGTTGGACAGCCTGTTTCCCATGGAAAAGCTCTCGGTGATGGGCATCACCGAAGTGCTGGCCCACCTTCCAGAATTACTGCGTTTGCGCAAACAGCTGATCCGCTTTCTGCTAGATCAACAGCCTGATGTGGTGATCGGTATCGATTCCCCGGACTTCACTCTGCCCATTGCTCGACGTTTGCACGCGCAAGGGCTCAAGACGGTTCACTATGTCAGCCCGTCGGTGTGGGCCTGGCGTCAGGGGCGGATCAAGGGGATCAAGAAAAGCATCGATTTGATGCTGTGCCTGCTGCCCTTTGAAGCGCGCTTCTATGAAGAGCATCAGGTCCCGGTAGCCTTTGTTGGCCACCCGCTGGCGGATCGGGTGCCGCTGGAAACGGACACCGCTGCGGCTCGCTCCTCGCTGGGTCTGAGACAGGACGATACCCTGCTGGCCGTGTTGCCGGGTAGCCGGGGAGGGGAGGTCGGACAGCTGATGCCGGTCTACCTGGAGGCGATGCTGGCGCTGCACAGCGCCCGTCCCGAACTGGGCTTTGTCATCCCGGCCGCCAATGCCGCCCGCCGGGAACAGATTGAAGCCGTGTTGGGGCAGGCTCCCGCGCTGCCAGTGACCCTGGTGGATGGCGAGAGCCGCACGGTGATGTCGGCGGCGGACGTGATCCTGATGGCGTCTGGTACGGCAACGCTTGAGGGGTTGCTGGTGGGTAAGCCCATGGTGGTGGGATATCGCGTCGGCAAGATGACTTACGCGATTGCCAGCCGGCTGGTAAAAAGCGAATTTGTTTCCCTGCCCAACCTACTGTGCCGTGAAGAGATGGTGCCCGAGCTGATCCAGGATGATCTGACTCCGCAGGCCGTGGTGGCGTCCGTCTCCCGCTGGCTGGATAACCCTGATCAGGCACAGGCGTTAATCTCTCGTTTCCGCGCTGTGCATGAGCAGTTACGCGGTGGCGCCAGTGAGAAGGCAGCCGAAGCCGTCAGCCAGTTGCTGGAGCGCTGA
- the lpxA gene encoding acyl-ACP--UDP-N-acetylglucosamine O-acyltransferase, producing MIHPTAIIDPAAELAEDVQVGPYSIIGPDVKIGAGTVIGPHVVVNGPTTIGKNNRIFQFASVGEECQDKKYNGEPTRLEIGDDNVIRESVTIHRGTIQDNSLTRIGSRNLLMAYVHVAHDCMIGDDCIFANNASVAGHAHVGNGVILGGMTGVHQFCKIGSYAMTSGCSLVLKDIPAYVMVSGNPAQARSMNFEGMKRRGWSKEVIATLRNAYKVIYRQGLTLEQALVELEAMPAGDELQILIDSLKASERGITR from the coding sequence ATGATTCATCCGACCGCCATTATTGATCCGGCCGCGGAGCTTGCAGAGGACGTGCAGGTCGGCCCATATTCCATCATCGGCCCTGACGTGAAAATCGGTGCCGGTACCGTGATTGGTCCCCATGTGGTTGTTAACGGACCAACAACCATTGGCAAGAACAATCGCATTTTCCAGTTCGCCTCGGTGGGCGAAGAGTGCCAGGACAAGAAGTACAACGGTGAACCCACCCGTCTGGAAATCGGTGACGACAACGTTATCCGTGAATCCGTGACCATTCACCGTGGCACTATCCAGGATAACTCTCTTACCCGAATCGGCAGTCGAAACCTGCTGATGGCCTATGTGCATGTGGCCCACGATTGCATGATTGGCGACGACTGTATCTTTGCCAATAACGCCTCGGTGGCAGGGCATGCCCATGTGGGCAACGGTGTGATTCTCGGTGGCATGACCGGGGTGCACCAATTCTGCAAGATTGGCTCCTATGCCATGACCTCTGGCTGCTCTCTGGTGCTGAAGGACATTCCTGCCTACGTGATGGTGTCCGGCAACCCGGCCCAGGCGCGCAGCATGAACTTTGAGGGCATGAAGCGTCGTGGCTGGTCCAAAGAAGTGATCGCGACCCTGCGCAATGCTTACAAGGTGATCTACCGTCAGGGACTGACGCTGGAGCAAGCACTGGTGGAGCTGGAAGCCATGCCTGCCGGTGATGAGCTGCAGATCCTGATCGATTCCCTCAAGGCATCCGAGCGCGGCATTACACGCTGA
- the fabZ gene encoding 3-hydroxyacyl-ACP dehydratase FabZ yields MMDILEVREYLPHRYPFLLVDRVLALEPGKRVEAIKNVTINEPFFNGHFPHEPIMPGVLIIEAMAQAAGILGFVTENKKPADGFNYLLVGTDKTRFKRQVLPGDTLHLFAEHVTTKRNILKFVCEAQVDGKTVASTEMLVAEHKS; encoded by the coding sequence ATGATGGATATCCTTGAGGTCAGGGAATACCTGCCCCACCGTTACCCTTTTTTGTTGGTAGACCGTGTGCTGGCACTGGAGCCGGGCAAGCGTGTGGAGGCGATCAAGAACGTAACGATCAATGAACCGTTCTTCAATGGGCACTTCCCCCATGAACCGATCATGCCTGGCGTGCTGATTATCGAGGCCATGGCCCAGGCCGCGGGCATCCTCGGTTTTGTCACCGAGAACAAAAAGCCGGCTGATGGCTTCAACTACCTGCTGGTGGGCACCGACAAGACCCGCTTCAAGCGCCAGGTGCTGCCGGGTGATACCCTGCACCTGTTCGCAGAACACGTGACCACCAAACGCAATATTCTCAAGTTCGTGTGCGAAGCCCAGGTGGATGGCAAGACGGTTGCTTCTACCGAGATGCTGGTGGCAGAGCACAAGAGCTGA
- the lpxD gene encoding UDP-3-O-(3-hydroxymyristoyl)glucosamine N-acyltransferase, giving the protein MHTLAELARLLDAELVGGDADQPVDGMGTIQSATATQMTFLANPRYRSYLEQTRAAVVLLQEDQCEFCPVPALIVKDPYLSFARASALFEVAPQAQPGVHPSAVVDPSVVVPTTASIGPNVVIDADVQIGEGVVVMANAVIGAGSCIGERCRIWPNVTIYHGVTVGPRTIIHANSVLGADGFGFAFNGAGWTKVHQVGGVRIGADVEIGAGTTIDRGAIDDTIIGNGAILDNQIQVAHNVIIGDHTALAGKVGIAGSSRIGSYCLLGGAVGVSGHIEICDKVQVLGMTLVSSSITRPGTYGSALPADEQTRYRKNVARFRKLDELARRVRKLERLSD; this is encoded by the coding sequence ATGCATACCCTGGCAGAACTCGCCCGTCTTCTGGACGCCGAACTGGTTGGCGGTGACGCCGACCAGCCAGTGGATGGCATGGGTACGATCCAATCGGCAACCGCCACCCAGATGACGTTTCTGGCGAACCCGCGTTACCGCAGTTACCTGGAGCAGACCCGTGCAGCTGTGGTGTTGTTGCAGGAGGACCAGTGTGAGTTCTGTCCGGTGCCGGCCCTGATCGTCAAGGATCCCTATCTGTCCTTTGCCAGGGCCAGTGCCCTGTTCGAAGTGGCGCCCCAGGCGCAACCGGGTGTTCATCCTTCTGCGGTGGTCGACCCGTCTGTCGTGGTGCCGACCACGGCCAGCATCGGTCCCAATGTGGTGATTGATGCGGATGTGCAGATTGGAGAGGGCGTTGTGGTTATGGCCAACGCTGTCATTGGTGCAGGTTCCTGCATCGGTGAGCGGTGTCGTATCTGGCCAAATGTTACAATTTACCATGGTGTTACAGTGGGTCCGCGCACTATCATACACGCCAACAGTGTGCTCGGTGCGGACGGTTTCGGCTTTGCCTTCAATGGGGCAGGGTGGACCAAGGTGCATCAGGTAGGCGGTGTCAGGATTGGCGCTGATGTGGAAATCGGCGCGGGAACCACCATTGACCGGGGTGCCATCGACGATACCATTATCGGCAACGGCGCTATTCTGGATAACCAGATTCAGGTCGCCCATAACGTGATTATTGGCGACCATACAGCCCTGGCCGGGAAGGTCGGCATCGCCGGTTCTTCCAGGATTGGCTCCTATTGTTTGCTGGGGGGCGCCGTCGGGGTGTCCGGTCACATTGAAATTTGTGACAAGGTGCAGGTGCTGGGTATGACCCTGGTATCCAGCTCCATCACCCGGCCAGGCACCTACGGCTCTGCCTTGCCTGCGGATGAACAGACCCGCTATCGAAAGAATGTGGCACGTTTCCGCAAGCTGGATGAGCTTGCACGCCGCGTACGCAAACTGGAACGTTTGAGTGATTAA